The following are from one region of the Prevotella communis genome:
- a CDS encoding helix-turn-helix transcriptional regulator, whose product MEKTKLSVVVKALRKEYGLTQEDLAMKSGVGLCFVRNLEQGKSTLRMDKVNQLLDLFNYELTATKRQ is encoded by the coding sequence ATGGAAAAGACAAAATTATCGGTAGTGGTGAAGGCTCTGCGCAAGGAATATGGCCTTACACAGGAAGACCTGGCTATGAAGTCGGGTGTAGGTCTTTGCTTTGTACGCAATCTGGAGCAAGGAAAGTCTACTCTTAGGATGGATAAGGTCAACCAGCTACTTGACTTGTTTAACTACGAACTGACAGCAACTAAAAGGCAATGA